Proteins from one Coregonus clupeaformis isolate EN_2021a chromosome 25, ASM2061545v1, whole genome shotgun sequence genomic window:
- the LOC121539114 gene encoding M1-specific T cell receptor beta chain encodes MSVSMKLLCVTLSLLLTANFTCGVTVQQSPVMSVCREGDVSVTLQCYHDDSSYYYMFWYRQRDNNNMEMLTYSPGQDVWEIEPPFEKTKYTMSRPKLTNSSLEINNVEVGDGAVYYCASSRRGCCENTVTSTQPAFFGNGTKLTVLDPNIDVKEPTVKVLPPSTKECEARNKKKKKTLVCVATEFYPDHVTVFWQFNGGAITDGVGTDNKALRDKDGIFYSITSRLRVPAKDWNKPSNKFTCIVEFFNGTVSKNETDHINGEEGPGGDGGMTAEYYVNSTLIAKLAYSVFIAKSTFYGLVVMVLIWKLQLSSDKQM; translated from the exons aTGTCTGTCAGTATGAAGCTGCTGTGTGtgactctgtctctcctcctcactgCCA ATTTTACTTGCGGCGTAACCGTTCAACAGtctcctgtcatgtctgtctgtaggGAAGGAGACGTGTCCGTCACTCTACAGTGTTACCATGACGACAGCAGCTACTACTACATGTTCTGGTACCGACagagagacaacaacaacatGGAGATGCTAACATATTCCCCGGGTCAAGACGTGTGGGAAATAGAACCTCCGTTTGAGAAGACCAAGTACACCATGAGCAGGCCTAAACTGACTAACTCATCTCTGGAGATCAACAACGTGGAGGTTGGGGACGGGGCTGTGTATTACTGTGCTTCCA GTAGGAGA GGTTGTTGTGAAAACACTGTGACTTCAACCCAACCTGCCTTCTTTGGCAATGGAACCAAACTCACTGTTTTAG ACCCAAACATCGATGTCAAAGAACCCACAGTGAAAGTCCTTCCACCCTCCACGAAGGAGTGTGAGGCTagaaacaagaagaagaagaagactctGGTGTGTGTGGCCACCGAATTCTACCCCGACCATGTCACTGTGTTCTGGCAGTTTAATGGAGGCGCCATCACTGATGGAGTAGGGACCGACAACAAGGCCTTGAGGGATAAAGATGGGATATTCTACAGTATCACCAGCAGACTGAGAGTCCCAGCCAAGGACTGGAACAAGCCCTCCAACAAATTCACCTGCATCGTCGAGTTCTTCAATGGGACCGTTAGCAAAAATGAGACAGATCACATTAACGGAGAAGAAG GTCCAGGTGGTGATGGTGGGATGACTGCAG AGTACTACGTGAACAGCACCCTGATTGCCAAGCTGGCCTACAGCGTCTTCATCGCTAAGAGTACCTTCTATGGACTGGTCGTCATGGTTCTGATTTGGAAGCTTCAG CTCTCCTCAGATAAACAGATGTAA